The Arachis ipaensis cultivar K30076 chromosome B07, Araip1.1, whole genome shotgun sequence genome includes a window with the following:
- the LOC107608350 gene encoding uncharacterized protein LOC107608350, with product MVSRVHKRTGFHRNLQHLRSITKSHALFKTSVILDASEYIRSLKKKLQESDELAVCSSSVQNFIDHGPMPMLKVEAQEDGFMIRVLSQRNCKGLLVFILEAFEELGLQVLQARVS from the exons ATGGTTTCGAGGGTTCACAAGAGAACAGGTTTTCATAGGAACCTTCAACATCTTCGCTCAATCACTAAATCCCATGCG ctaTTTAAAACATCAGTGATATTGGATGCATCAGAGTATATACGGAGTCTAAAGAAAAAGCTACAAGAATCGGATGAGCTAGCAGTTTGTTCTTCTTCAGTCCAAAATTTCATTGACCATGGTCCCATGCCTATG CTTAAAGTTGAAGCACAAGAGGATGGGTTCATGATAAGGGTGCTGAGTCAAAGGAATTGCAAAGGGTTGTTGGTTTTCATATTGGAAGCGTTTGAAGAGCTTGGCCTTCAAGTGCTCCAGGCTAGGGTTTCTtag